The Engystomops pustulosus chromosome 7, aEngPut4.maternal, whole genome shotgun sequence DNA window tcaACAATATAATAAATTCAGTGTAAATGAAGGCCAGCTTACATTATGAAGTGGCTCAAATAAAAGCCTAACAATTCACAAGCCCAGAAAACCATATTTGGGGCGATGCCACACAAGGAGTTTGCTTCTTGCTtaaaaactgattcaaaacgccatgtgtggcatcacccttaggatcCGTTTTTACAGAGATTTTcggtagttttgctgaaaaattgcAGCAAGACAACTGTAAAAACCAAGTGGCAAAACACACAATTCAATTAAGTCTCCTCAGTAACATAGCTACTCCATCCTTGAAAATTTGTGTTATAATCACTTACCTGCAAATGGATATATTCTAACATGAATATGCAATTTTCTTtaactgtaaaatatataatgcatGTACCCGTCATAGGCCCACAATAACCAAGGAGaagttaaaggaagcctaccatttgatttgatgcattataaagcaaacacaccttgagacaGCTGCAACTACACTGATTTGAAcacatcttggttaatccctgtgccaaGTGGTTTTGTTGATAAAACAGATAACAGAATAATGAAGCTTTCTGCTCCTTCGCTTGTCTTGCAGTGACTGCAGGAGAGAATGACATCTGGCTTGTGCCTggagacagaataatcaattgctgcaccatcccccagctgctgtgtatgagttatccagctcaggttgattagtgcttgactagtcatgctttacaTAGAAGCCATTCTAGCTCCAAGCTCCTGTGTAATGTGTAagccagtctgtcccagctttcccaaggccctgaatgGTTTAGCTGAAAAAACAATTGAACCAATCAGCAcaaggattaaccaagatatgatcctgcatcagggtagctacagcattctcagggtatgtttagttcatactgcatcaaaaatggtaggtttcctttaaatggaaatACTCTAATAACAAAAACGGAAGCAGATAAGAGCTTCTGCAAGTTTGTTCTCCTGAATGTCTTGGAAGAAATAGTCAAAAATGCTAACAGAACGGAGAAGTTTGAAATAAGTAAACTATCACGAggggaaaattaaataaaaatgaaccCTCACCTCCAGTGTTTAGTAATACCGCGAACGTTCAGCGTAGGAATTCCGCATGTATCGTGGGTTATCATAGAGTGTGTTACGCAGAGCAGGAGTTACTCTGCGCTCTGCTACATATTCATCCACAGCCGCGGTTGCAGGAGGCCGACGTAGTGGGCTTCGCTCCCGTGCGTAATAGCTGGGAAGTGGAGGAGGCGGTAACAGATGCCTCTCGTATGGAGAGGTCTCCAGTCGTTTTCTGTGTGACAAAGCGGACATTGATGGAGGGGGGAGAGGCAGCCGACGGTCCATATAGGCATCATAAGATGAGGGGCGTATACGATAGCGATGATAGTAGTCAATGAGATGGCGGCGTTCCCGCTCATAATACATACGCTCGGCGTAGACAGCCGCCGCACTGCGCATAGGGACATAAGGATCTGCAAAAGGGTCATGGCTGTAGGGTGATGCCATATCAATCTCATGAGCCATTTGATCTAATGGGCATACTCCGGACCAGTGGCCATCCTTCCCGCAACGATAACATCGACTTCGTTCTCCCATCCCCGGAGTGACTCGCAGACGACTCGTAGAAAGCTGAACGTGCATCCGTTTGCCTTTAAGAGAGCAACAACAACCAACAAGGGTCGGTGGTGAGAAGTCAGGACTGATGCCTTAACTGCGTACTAATAAGAGTAACTACAATACATACCTAGATTAATAAACAAACACATCAAAACAACATTTTAGATAAGCAAAGTTGAAAAAGATAGGCATTCCCCGAAATGTCTTGCTTTACCTTTTCTGGCTGCGAAAAACTTGTGCTTTTAAGAAATGTATTGCATTTGCTGGTAGTATGGCAATAGAATACATACCATTAGGGCAAGGGGACTTGACTGCTTTTTGAAAGGGACCAGTTTTCAGGTGAAATTCCAGGATACACAGCAATGAAGATTAAAATAGGAAACCTGATGTTCCAAATAAAGGTAACTTCGTGATTATGCCAGCAATACAGCACATGATCTTTGAGGAAACCGAATGGCTAGTTATTGCTtctcattaacaaattcttgggACTCATTAGTTAGGCCATGTGATCTCACCATGACTTACCAATAATTACTTACCTGCATCTGACCAGAG harbors:
- the LOC140070869 gene encoding RNA-binding protein 4B-like isoform X1 translates to MVKLFIGNIPPEATPAELKELFEQYGKVSECDIITNYGFVHMEEKKEADEAVENLNQYKLHGVSINVEHSRGKPKASTKLHVSSLSPDCTNDELREKFEEYGTVLECDIVKDYAFVHMEKAEEALEAIRNLNNYEFKGKRMHVQLSTSRLRVTPGMGERSRCYRCGKDGHWSGVCPLDQMAHEIDMASPYSHDPFADPYVPMRSAAAVYAERMYYERERRHLIDYYHRYRIRPSSYDAYMDRRLPLPPPSMSALSHRKRLETSPYERHLLPPPPLPSYYARERSPLRRPPATAAVDEYVAERRVTPALRNTLYDNPRYMRNSYAERSRYY